The Rhineura floridana isolate rRhiFlo1 chromosome 8, rRhiFlo1.hap2, whole genome shotgun sequence genome includes a region encoding these proteins:
- the KDELR3 gene encoding ER lumen protein-retaining receptor 3 isoform X1: protein MRPPSIGSSPALGGNRECMFHLLCDSPSVIEKTDGISGKSQILFALVFTSRYLDLFTNFISIYNTIMKVVFLTCAYVTVYLIYGKFRKTFDSENDSFRLEFLLVPVTGLSFLENYNFTPLEILWTFSIYLESVAILPQLFMISKTGEAETITTHYLFFLGLYRALYLANWIWRYHTENFYDQIAVVSGVVQTIFYCDFFYLYVTKVLKGKKLSLPMPI from the exons ATGAGACCTCCATCCATCGGTTCTAGTCCTGCTCTCGGGGGTAATAGAGAATGCATGTTCCACCTtttgtgtgacagcccttcagttaTTGAAAAGACTGATG GTATCTCAGGAAAGAGCCAGATCCTTTTTGCACTTGTCTTCACAAGCCGTTATCTTGACTTATTCACCAACTTCATCTCCATCTACAATACCATCATGAAG GTTGTTTTCTTAACCTGTGCATACGTTACCGTGTACCTGATCTATGGGAAATTCCGGAAAACCTTTGACAGCGAGAATGATTCTTTCCGCCTTGAATTCCTTTTAGTTCCCGTTACAGGCCTGTCATTTTTGGAAAACTATAATTTTACACCTTTAGAG ATTCTCTGGACTTTCTCGATTTACCTGGAATCAGTGGCTATTCTTCCACAGCTTTTCATGATTAGTAAAACAGGTGAAGCCGAGACAATCACTACACACTATCTTTTCTTCTTGGGTCTTTATCGTGCTCTCTATCTTGCAAACTGGATCTGGCGATACCACACAGAGAACTTCTACGATCAGATTGCTGTGGTTTCTGGTGTAGTACAGACCATCTTCTATTGCGACTTTTTTTACCTCTATGTCACCAAAG TATTAAAAGGAAAGAAGCTGAGTCTCCCAATGCCTATCTGA
- the KDELR3 gene encoding ER lumen protein-retaining receptor 3 isoform X3 has translation MKVVFLTCAYVTVYLIYGKFRKTFDSENDSFRLEFLLVPVTGLSFLENYNFTPLEILWTFSIYLESVAILPQLFMISKTGEAETITTHYLFFLGLYRALYLANWIWRYHTENFYDQIAVVSGVVQTIFYCDFFYLYVTKVLKGKKLSLPMPI, from the exons ATGAAG GTTGTTTTCTTAACCTGTGCATACGTTACCGTGTACCTGATCTATGGGAAATTCCGGAAAACCTTTGACAGCGAGAATGATTCTTTCCGCCTTGAATTCCTTTTAGTTCCCGTTACAGGCCTGTCATTTTTGGAAAACTATAATTTTACACCTTTAGAG ATTCTCTGGACTTTCTCGATTTACCTGGAATCAGTGGCTATTCTTCCACAGCTTTTCATGATTAGTAAAACAGGTGAAGCCGAGACAATCACTACACACTATCTTTTCTTCTTGGGTCTTTATCGTGCTCTCTATCTTGCAAACTGGATCTGGCGATACCACACAGAGAACTTCTACGATCAGATTGCTGTGGTTTCTGGTGTAGTACAGACCATCTTCTATTGCGACTTTTTTTACCTCTATGTCACCAAAG TATTAAAAGGAAAGAAGCTGAGTCTCCCAATGCCTATCTGA